The Bradyrhizobium sp. LLZ17 genomic sequence ACGCTGAATGGCTGGCGTTGCTCCTCGAACACGAGAAAACGCTGCGCCAGCAAAAGCGGTTCGAAACCAGAGCTCGAGCCGCCAAGCTGCGCCATGCCGCCTGCGTCGAGGATGTCGATTACCGCGCTATCCGCGGCCTCGACCGCGCGCTCTTTCTAAAACTCGCCGCCGGCGACTGGATCCGGGCACGACATAATCTCCTTGTTACCGGGCCGTGCGGCGTCGGCAAGAGCTGGCTCGCTTGCGCCCTTGGCAACAAGGCTTGCCGAGACGACTTCTCAGTTGCCTACCATCGTGTACCGCGTCTCTTCGCCGCGCTCGCACTCGGCCGCGCCGATGGCCGTTACACCAAGATGCTGCGCGCTATCGCACGACTCGATCTGCTGATCCTGGACGACTGGGGACCAGAACCTCTCGACGCCGATCAACGCCGTGATTTGCTCGAAATCGTCGAGGATCGCTACGAATCCCGCTCGATTATCGTCACCAGCCAGCTGCCCGTCGATCGCTGGTACGAAATCATCGGAAACCCCACCATCGCCGACGCGATCCTCGATCGCCTCGTCCACAATCCCTACCGCATCGAACTCAAAGGAGAGAGCCTCAGAAAGCAGAAGCAAACCGCTCAAGATCAACCGGTCTCTTGACCTTCCCAGCCCTCAACGACATCATGAAATTGACCCATGCGAACGACGCCAAGGGTGGCCGGCTTCAGATCGGAATACCCGGCCGGCTTCGAATTGGAATGCATGGCCGGCTTCGTCGGAATCCGCATGATGGCCTCGGCGCGTCGCCGTCGCGTGGCCCATTCCGCCACCACGCGCAGTGATCCCTTAAAGGCTTGCCCTTTCAAACGGCGCCAGAGTTCGGCACCGTTGCGACAGCCGCCTGACCATTGCGCGTCCAGGAACGGCAGGTGCCCATGCAGGGTGCTTTGACGGGTGCGGAAGACATCGGTACCGCCGCCGCGACTAATTTGGCGAACCAGATTGCGACTATGTCCTGTGCGGCGGACGATCTCCTTGAGCGGCACACCGTCGCTGACAAGAGCCGCGATAGCGGCATGGCTGTCCTGGCGCCGCAGATAGCCCTGATAGCGAAGCTTTTCCGCGCAGGTCAGCAGTTTAAGATCGATCGTCGTCGCCCCGATTGCGGTTCGGATTTTGCTCATGGAGCGGCGCACCGCATCAAGGAAGGCCGCGCTCGCGTTTTCCATCAGATGCCAGCGGTCGGTGACCTGGATGGCGTGCGGCAGCGCCTTGGCTGCTGCCTCGCCATATCCACCACCGCGATCTCGCGACACAATGTTGATGCCCGGGTGCTTCGACAACCACGCCTGAACGGTCGCCGTTTCCCGGTCGGGCAGCAAGGCAACGATCCGCCGACGCTCCAAATCGCACACGATGGTCCCGTACCGACGGTTTCTCCGGAACGCCCAGTCATCGATACCCACAACAAGCAATGGATCCATCGGCATCGCCGTCCGCCGTCGGACCACCCGCAGCAAGGTATCGTTGCTGACAGGCAGCATGAGTCGCTTGGCGAAGCTTGCTGCCGGCCGGCCGCCGAGCGCCAACCCCAGGTGATGGACGATGTGTTCGAGCCGTGCCGTCCGACGCCGTCGAAGCGGAACGACGTCTTCTCCGAACCGTTCCGCGAAGGTACGTCGGCGGCAATGCGGCACCTCGCATGTGAAGCGCCGCGTGAGCAATCGGAGGCGAACCTTTCTGCCCGCTGATGGCAAATCGGCCACGTGCCGGATGTAACGGCTATGGACTCGGCGCGATGCTGTCGCGCACAAAGGGCATTGGGCCTCCGCAGCCTCTGACCGAACAGCCAGAATAATTGAATCCTCTGAATCACTTACGCCATCAAAGACCAAACCACTCGGTACTAGCGATGAAATTCGAAAGCCTGTCCGCATGGCGCCGATTCTCCGTTGAAGAACCACAGTCGCCGGCGAACTTCATCAGAAATGAGTCAGAGCCAATATTGCAGGCCGAATGACAGCGGGCGTCACCGTGGGGAGAAAATCGCGCTTACGTTTGATGAACAGTTCGCCTTCGTTTTGCGGTGGCCGATGAACTGGTCAAGAAACGCTCGCGTTGTACGCAGTGTTGAACACACAAGGTGCATTGACCCACAGCATACCCAAGCGTGTCGTGATGAAACCACGACGCGGCTTGTTTCTTCGGTACGTGAACGCGCCGATGACCCGCTGCTATTCTTGGCGCGACTTCCACACTCGCCTTACAGCTTGCACGAATGCGTCATAACGAACGAGGCGGGTCTGGCGCGCCGCTTTCTTGCCTGCAGCAAAGTCATCGCTCGAAACTACGAAACAACCCGAAAAGCCACCGCACCACCCCAAGCCTTCAGCCTCCAAACAAAAGATCGCGAGCTCAGCATTTCTATCGGCGCGAAATTCACTTTCGTGCGGTGGATGAAGCAGCGCCGACGGAGGTCGATCTGTGCAAGCTGGGTGTTTCTGCGGTCGGGCGCAGTCAGTATTGCCGACCTGTCCAGACTACAGGATCGTGAACTAATTAATGTCCCTCGAAAGAGGGGCTTCGCTTATCCGCGAACGCACGCACGCCCTCCTTATGGTCAAGGGTTACTTTCGTCCTGATTAGGTTCCCGGCCTCATATGCGACCGACTCAAGAAACGTGGAGGTCATGGCGTGATCCAGATTATCCTTAATAAAGCCGAGCGCGACCGGAGGACCTTCTGCAAGAGAAGCCGCAAGCGCAAACGCAGTCTCGCCCAAATCTCCATCTGACACCACGCGGTTGACAAGGCCGAGCGCTTCCGCCCGCCGCGCATCAATGCGCTCTGACAGAAACATAAGTTCGCGCGCGCGGGAGAATCCGACCACTCTCGTCAGCAGCCAGGCCAAACCGCAGTCGCCCGACAATCCGATGCGCGCAAACGCGGTGGTGAAAAAGGCGGACTGTGCGGCAATGCGGATGTCACAGGCTAGGGCTAGCGCAAGGCCCGCGCCTGCCGCCGGACCTGGGATAGCCGCGACAGTCGGCTTCCTCGTCGCGACCAGCGTACCAGTCAACATTCGACCTTCTACGATGAGATCTATAACGCGCTGTTCGAAATCTGGTTCGGGCGTTGCCGAACTCTGCCCCATGTCTTTTACATCACCGCCAGCGCAGAAGGCGGTCCCCGCACCGGTGATAAGAATCGAGCGAACCTTCGGATCCTCGCCCAAGCGTTCGATCAACTTGCCCATTACCGGAAGCAGGCGGTTCGGAAAAGCGTTCCGCGCCTCAGGCCGGTTGAGCGTGACGATAGCTACGCTGTTGCGGATTTGCGCCAGCAACTCATGTGTTCCCGTATCGATTTCCAGTGGTTCAGACATGCCTGTTCTCCATGTACATTGCTGCAGGGCCACCAACTTGCCTCCAGGGTTGCCAGCCTTGGACGAGCCCACCGTTAAGGTTTCGTGTTGCCGACGTCCCGATGCTTGATCCGGCGGGAGATCGGAAGCCAAGGCGACGATGACTGCGACGTGCGGCTAAGGTGCCGCCTCACTTGCCTCGGAATTGCGGCGCCCGCTTCTCTGCGAAGGCCGCCGGTCCTTCCTTCCCATCCTCAGTCGCCATCAGCACACGGTTGAACATCTGTTCCATGCGCAGAGCCGTCGCCAGATCGGCGTCGCGGCTGCGCAGCGCGAGCTCCTTCGCCGCCTGCACCGCCAGCGGTGCGTTGAGGGAGATGTGGCGCGCGTAGTCGATCGCAGCCTCCATCAGCTGCGATTGCGGGACCACCTTGTTTACAAGTCCCCAATGCGCCGCGCTCCTTGCATCTATCGAATCCCCCGTCAGGAACATTTCCATGGCAATCGCATGCGGCAATTGACGATACGCGTGCGACGTGACCCCAATTAGGCCACGCTTGACCTCCGCGAAGCTGAAAGTTGCGTTCTCCGATGCAATGCGTATGTCGGTCGCGAGCATCAGCGTCATGCCGCCCCCCAAACAATAGCCGTTGATTGCAGC encodes the following:
- the istB gene encoding IS21-like element helper ATPase IstB, encoding MLTHPTLDLLHSLGLHGMAKGFKDLDAQSEARSLEHAEWLALLLEHEKTLRQQKRFETRARAAKLRHAACVEDVDYRAIRGLDRALFLKLAAGDWIRARHNLLVTGPCGVGKSWLACALGNKACRDDFSVAYHRVPRLFAALALGRADGRYTKMLRAIARLDLLILDDWGPEPLDADQRRDLLEIVEDRYESRSIIVTSQLPVDRWYEIIGNPTIADAILDRLVHNPYRIELKGESLRKQKQTAQDQPVS
- a CDS encoding enoyl-CoA hydratase-related protein, whose product is MSEPLEIDTGTHELLAQIRNSVAIVTLNRPEARNAFPNRLLPVMGKLIERLGEDPKVRSILITGAGTAFCAGGDVKDMGQSSATPEPDFEQRVIDLIVEGRMLTGTLVATRKPTVAAIPGPAAGAGLALALACDIRIAAQSAFFTTAFARIGLSGDCGLAWLLTRVVGFSRARELMFLSERIDARRAEALGLVNRVVSDGDLGETAFALAASLAEGPPVALGFIKDNLDHAMTSTFLESVAYEAGNLIRTKVTLDHKEGVRAFADKRSPSFEGH
- a CDS encoding enoyl-CoA hydratase/isomerase family protein translates to MPIDVAVEKGICTIVINRPERLNALDAEHYHALAEAWCRVRDDAEIRVAVVTGAGDRSFTAGADIKSVLTDPPGYDEMWLTQRDQRLDHGIEVWKPIIAAINGYCLGGGMTLMLATDIRIASENATFSFAEVKRGLIGVTSHAYRQLPHAIAMEMFLTGDSIDARSAAHWGLVNKVVPQSQLMEAAIDYARHISLNAPLAVQAAKELALRSRDADLATALRMEQMFNRVLMATEDGKEGPAAFAEKRAPQFRGK